CATTGGCAACCCTTCGGTATTCTGCCTCTGCACTTGAACGGGACAAAGTAGCTTGACTTTTGGTGGACCATAAGATCAAGTTATCACCCATAAAGACATAATAACCCGACGTCGAATGTCATGTATCAGGGCACCACCCTAATCAACATCAGTATACGAGACAAGAGTGGTTTCGGAAGAGGGATAAAGGTGAAGACCATAATCCAAAGTACCTTGTAGGTAGCGCACGGTGTGCTTAAGAGCGTGTTGTGCTCATCTCATGGGTCATGCATGAATAAGCATACCTGTTGCACAGCATAAGTAATATTCGGTCTTGTGAACGTGAGGTATTGCAGTGCCCCTGCAAGACTCCATTAAAGAGATGGGTCCTCAAACGGTATGCTCTTAGTATCCTTGAGCTTCGGTTTTGGAGCAGCCAGAGTAGGAGATGGCTTATACGATGACATGCCAGCTTGATCAATGATCTCGGCCGCATACtttttttgagataaaaataaactgCCTATATGACCAGTGACATCAATGCCCAAGAAATAGCTCAACTAGTCCAAATCCTTCATAGCAAATTTGGAGCTAAGAAGCGATATGATAGACGGGTGGAGTGCAACAGATGAAGAAGTTAAAATAATATCGTTGACATATAATAAAAGATAAGCCATAGAAATACCTTGATGATAAAAAAACAAGGAATGATCAGTcttattgtgagaaaacctaaGGGTATGGAAATAATCAGCAAATTGCTTATACCAAGCCCGCGGAGCTTGTTTCAGCCCATAAAGAGATTTCTTCAGCAAACATATATGATTGGATCTATCAGGATCCTGATAGCCCAAAAGTTGATACATGTAAACAGTCTCCTTGAGTTCGCCATGTAAGAAAGCATTTTTGATGTCAAGTTCATGAATCAGCCACGCCTTGGAGAGAGCTAAACTAAGAACCGTACGAATAGTCGCTGGTTTGAAAACTGGACTAAATGTCTCACCACAATCCATGCCAACCTGTTGGGTTTAACCATTACCTATAAGACAAGTTTTATGTCGCTTAAACGAACCATCAGATTTTCTTTATGAGAAAAAATCCACATATACCGAATAACATTAACATTTGGAGGACATGGCACCAACTCCCACATCTTATTTTGAATAAGAGCATTatattcatcatccatagccatTTTCTAATTCGGGTCATGAAGAGCAGACATAGGGTTACGGGGTAGAGGGGACTTCAAGACGGATGTAAGAAGGTTGAAGGACTTCTTAGGCTTATAGATCCCATGCTGACTTCTAGTAACAGGATTGGTGGATAGACTGGAGGGAGAGACGGGAGTGGGTGGAAAAGGAGAGCTAAGTGGGAGAGCGGAAGAAGATGTTGGGGTCGGTCCAGCAGGCAACAAATGAGTGATCTACCCAGGTGAGGGGGCAAATCCATTGGTTGGACACGGTGGGATGGGTAGTGGTGTGGGAGGAATGTGGCGATCCAGTGGGTTTGTGGAGATAGTGAGATGAAGAACCACATAAGGAGAGGGTCTATCGTCAAAAAATTGGTATGTGTGATTTTGTAATTTGGCAAAAGGAAATTGCATCTCACCAAATATTATATGACGGCTAATGATGATTTTTTGAGATGACAAATTAAAGCATTTATACCCACGATGATGTGACGGATATCTCAAAAAAATACACGGGGTTGATCAGGGTTGAAGTTTGTTTATGAGTGTGAAGAGAATGAGAGGATAACTAAATACCCAAATACACGAAAATAGGAATAAGAGGGATCCTTCTGATAAAGAATGCGAAGAGGGGATTGATAATTTACCAGTTTATGCGGAAGGATGTTGAGAAGGTAAGTTGTCATTTGCAAAGCATGATGCCAAAAGTAAGGAGGAAGGGAAGCATGGGCCAATAAGGTACAAACAATGTTATTAATTGTACGGATTTGTCTTTTGGCTTTTCCATTTTGAGGAGATGTGTGAGGACGTGACAATCGAAATGACAGACCATTGGCTTTACAGAAGTCCCAAAAGGGGCCATTATAAAATTTTGTGTCATTACCACATTGAATATTCTTGATGTCCAGCTCAAAGTGAGTTCGAATAAATGTCTTGAAAGTTTAAAATGTGGAAAATGTTTGTGATTTTTGCGATAAAGGAAACGTACACAAGAATTTAGAATAATCATCCATAAACAAGACATAATATTGGTGACCTGAGGAACTCAAAATAGGTGATGTCCAAAGATCACTATGTATAATATCAAATGGCATAAGAGTGTTAGAATCCGAAGCATAAAATGGAAACTTAACATGTTTTCCAAGAGGAAAAGAATGACAAATACGAACATCTCTACTTTGATTACAATCAATCAATTTATTCTTCCTAAGGAAATTCAACACAGGTGCTCCCGGGTGACCCAAACGAACATGCCAAAGAGATGGTGCCAAAGAAGCAAAAGTAGATGATGAAGTTACTGGATTGGTGATTAGATAAAACTCTCCCTGACTGTTACACCTCATTACCAGCCTTCCCGTCTGAAAATCCTTCACAGAAAATCCACAGGGATCAAAATTAACAGAGACAGAGTTATTAGTGGTAAATTTACTGACGGACACCAAATTTTTAACTAGGTGAAGGGCATGAAGAACATTGTTTAAGTGCAAGGGAGGGCACGGGGAAGACAAATTTGTGTGACCACAACCATGAATTGGAATTGATTGACCATTACAATAATTATACCACGTTTATTTCTCTTATTAAAATAAGATGTGAGGTTACCTTGTGTGGATGTCATATGAGAAGTGGCACCGGTGTCCATGTACCAATTTGCATTCAAAGGAGTGATCCCAAGAGTATGCATGGCGGCTTCAATATCCGTAGGAGTAGGGGCTACCGTGCAGGCCTGCTGAGGTCGGGGGCCAAGAACACCCGCTCGTGATGGCTACTACTGTCCATAATTGGGTCGGGACCAAGAAGTTGAAAGATATGGACACGGTGGTATAGCCCAAGGACTCCATGATGCCATCCACGGCCACTGTTGCCCGCCAACCTATGGAGAATAGGGTAGAGGGTTCTGCCCCGCTGACTGCTACCCAGTGCCGCGGCTGTTGCCACCTCTCAGCTGACCACCATGGCCTGCATTATCGCCGATGCTGGCAGCTCCTTTACCGCCTCCACGACCACTATTATTGCCACGATACTTTCCACCATTATTGCTCTGGTTGTGGTTCCTCTTCCCACCATTAGTATTGCGGTTGGAAGAGGAATTATCAAGAGGACCCTCGGACCAGCGAGCAATTAAGGCAGCGGAGGAGCTTTGGGCCGCTTTCTTAGCATGACCAACCTCCTTAAGAGTGAGCATCGAATGGACTTGATAAAATTGAGGCAAAGGGTCACGTTGGCGAATAAGAGTGGCCACACCTTGGTAGGTCTCGGTAAGGCAAGACACCAGTTGAAGAACTAGTCGATCGTTAGCGACCGGAGAGCTGACATTCTTGAGTTGATCCGCCAGAGATTTAAAATATTGACAATAGGCAGATACATTCGaaaaatctaccatatctacGTGAGTGAAGTCGTACTCAAGGGTAATAACACGAGAGTGTTTGTTATCCTGGAATATGTCACGCAAGCGATTCCAAGCCTCCATCGTCGTGGTGTCGGGTTCAAGAATTGTATGCAAAAGATCATGAGAGATAGTAGCGTAGAGACATTTGAGAACGGTGTGTCAAGGGTGGACCACAACTCTTTGTCCTCCTCTTGTTGAGGCCGTTTCTCCGTGCTCGCTGCCGGAGGAATAATATGATCAATTACCCGATGGGATCTTGCATGAATCTTAAAGAGTTCCACCCATGTGAAATATTATACGTTCTCCATCTCAAGAGTGATGGgaacatggttcttgatgttGGATACAACAAGAGCaggatgaaaggaagatttgGAGTTAGACATGGTGATTGAGAAGAGAGGAAGAGGGAGAAGAGAGGGGCAGCGGCAGCGGGAATCCGAAAAGAATGAAGAAGGTCTGATCGTGCCCTAGATAGCTGATACCATGAAAGAGATTAATcccttgatttatttcattaacctcatcagtttatatacacaaaatacaagagtataattaggctataattaaggaaactaaatatttatatattaggaactaaatatatacaatctgttacaatctgtcagaatatatttttatatattctaaCACTACCTCTCCTAAAAACTGCTAAATATATACATTCCCTATATACACAATCCCTAgccaatatacatatattatgcaTCTCCATTTTTTTGAATGGGTGGTTATTTAAGTTAACTTTCCTCGTTTTCGGATGTTGGAAAGATTCATAACCTTGGAAATTTAACAAAAATGAGAGTTTAGGCATATACAAaatcagaaaaagaaaaacatatttaaatgGATATATAGATTCATATgcacaactttaaaaaaaaaatcattcaaagAAAAAGTTTAAGATTCAAACAAGGAGTAGCAATCTGGTTATGAATTCAATTGTGATTATTGAAAAAATTGGTCCATGAGGTGCTTTATCAGTGTTTTTAAAAACAATTTATTAACTatttcaattagggttcataaaaaagaaaaataatttaggaaataatttattttaactattCCAATGAAGATTcgtaataagaaaaaataattgggaGAGAATTTATTTTATCTCTTCCAAGTAAGATAGGATTCTTCATTCTGTCGTACCTATTTCTTGCTTCTTCGTTCTTCGGTATGTTGCTCCGCCAGTGACTGAATTATCATAGAATAATATCGTGACTATATAGACctaagtttaaaaaatattgatatcatttatgtaatatTCCTAGTTGGTTTATAAGTATTGGAGCTACTATTAATTGTTTATTGTTTATAAGGTAATTATAATTTCTAGAATTTCTATGATGAATATTACTATTAACTTGTTTTTGAGCACGTGTAGTACACGCATATCACATATAATTTCTTAAAGATTCGTTAGAATGATTAAAATTCTATAAAAACATGTGTATAATGAGTAATAAAAtccaataattataaagaaatctTTAAAAGTGTGACAAGAAACACCCAAGGACGTATTTTAATGTTTAAAGTAATTCATTTTAAGCAAGAAAATGTGAACTTTGATCAATAGTAGCAAACTCCCAATGAACATCATTCACCTTATCGTAATCAAGATTGATTGCAGGATAGGATTCCAATTAAGATTcgtaacaagaaaaaataattggaaaataatttattttaactctTCCAAGTAGGATAGGATTCTTCATTCCGTCGTACCTATTTCTTGCTTCTTTCTTCTTCGATATGTTGCTTCGCCAGTGATTGAATTTTCATAGAATAATATTGTGACAACATAGACCAAAGTTTGATATTCCTAGTTTGTTTATAAATATTGGAGCTAATAATAATTGTTTATTGTTTATAAGGTAATTATAATTTCTAGAATTTGTAAGATGAATATTACTATGAACTAGTTTTGGGAACGGGTGTTACACACGTAtcccatataattttttaagattTATTACAACGATTAAAATTCTATAAAAACATATGTgtaatgaataataaaatacaaCAATTATAAATAAATCTTTAAAAATGTGTCGAGAAACACCCAAAGGCGTACTTTAATGTTTAAAAGTAATTCATTTTAAGCAACCAAATGCAAGTTTGAACTTTGGTCAATAGTAGCAAACTCCCAATGAACCCAACGAACATTGTTCACCTTATGGTAATCAAGATTGATTGTAGGATAGGATTCCAATTAAGATtggtaacaaaaaaaaatagttggGAGAGAATTTATTTCAACTCTTCCAAGTAGGATAGGATTCTTCATTCCTTCGTACCTATTTCTTGCTTCTTCTTTCTTCGGTATGTTGCTCTGTCTGTGACTGAATTTTCATAGAATAATATCGTGACAACATAGAcctaagttttaaaaaattgtgaTGTCATTTATGTGATATTCCTAGTTGGTTTATAAGTATTGGAGCTAATAATTTATAAGGTAATTATAATTTCTAGAATTTGTATGATGAATATTACTATTAACTATTTTTGGGACATGTGTGTTACACGCGTATCCCATGTTATTTTTTAAGATTTGTTAGAATGACTAAAATTCTATAAAAACATGGATGTAATGAGTtataaaatacaataattataaataaatcttTAAAAGTCTGACGAGAAACACCCAAGGGTgtcttttaatatttaaaagtaATTCATTTTAAGCAACCAACTGTAAATTTGAACTTTGGTCACTAGTAGCAAACTCCCAATGAACCCAACCAACATTGTTCACCTTATGGTAATCAAGATTGATTGTAGGATAGGATTCCAATTAAGATtggtaacaaaaaaaaatagttggGAGAGAATTTATTTTAACTCTTCCAAGTAGGATAGGATTCTTCATTCCTTCGTACCTATTTCTTGCTTCTTCTTTCTTCGGTATGTTGCTCCGCCTGTGACTGAATTTTCATAGAATAAtatcatgacaacatagacctaagttttaaaaaaattatgatgtcatTTCTGTGATATTCGTAGTTGGTTTATAAGTATTGGAGCTGATAATAATTGTTTATTGTTTATAAGGTAATTATAATTTCTAGAATTTTTAGGATGAATATTACTATTAACTATTTTTGGGACATGTGTGTTACATGCGTATCCTATGTTATTTTTTAAGATTTGTTAGAATGACTAAAATTCTATAAAAACATGTGTGTAATGAGTAATAAAATgcaataattataaataaatcttTAAAAGTGTGATGAGAAACACCCAAGGgtgtattttaatatttaaaagtaATTCATTTTAAGCAACCAACTGTAAATTTGAACTTTGGTCAATAGTAGCAAACTCCCACGAACCCAACAAACATCGTTTACCTTATGGTAATTAAGATTGATTGTAAGATAGTATTCCAATTAAGATtgctaataataaaaaataattgggaGAGAATTTATCTTAACTCTTCCGTAGGATAGGATTCTTCATTCCGTCATACCTATGTCTTGCTTCTTCTTTCTTCGGCATGTTGCTCCGCCAGTGACTGAATTGTCATAGAATAATATTGTGACAACATAGACctaagtttaaaaaaattgtgatatCATTTTTGTGATATTCCTAGTTGGTTTATAAGTATTGGAGCTACTAATTAATAATTGTTTATTGTTTATAAGGTAGTTATAATTTCTagattttctatgatgaatatTACTATTAACTAGTTTTTGGACACGTGTGTTACATGCGTATCCCATGTAATTTTTTAAGTTCTgttagaataattaaaattctataaAAATATGTGTGTAATGAGtaataaaatacaataattataaataaatcttTAAAAGTGTGATGAGAAACACCCAAGGGCGTAGTTTAATGTTTAAAAGTAATTCATTTTAAGCAACCAACTGTAAATTTGAACTTTCGTCAGTAATAGCAAACTCCCAATGAACCAAACGAACATCGTTCACCTTAGGTAATCAAGATTGATTGTAGGATAGGATTCCAATTAAGATTCGTAATAAGAAAAAGTAATTGGGAGAGAATttattttaactctttcaaGTAGGATTGGATTCTTCATTCTGTCGTATCTATTTCGTGCTTCTTCTTTCTTCGGTATGTTGCTCCGCCAGTGACCGAACAACATAGACCTAAGTTTAAAAAATTGTGATGTCATTTATGTGATATTCCTAGTTGGTTTATAAGTATTGGAGCTACTAATAATTGTTTATTAATGTTTATAAGATAAATATAATTTCTagattttctatgatgaatatTATTATTAACTAGCTTTTGGGCACGTGTGTTACAAGCGTATCCCATATAGTTTTTAAAGATTTGCTAGAAtgattaatattatataaaaacatgTGTAATGAGTAATAAAATGCAACAATTATACATAACCATGGCTGAATGGTTAAAGCGCCCAACTCATAATTGGCGAATTCGTAGGTTCAATTCCTACTGGAATATTTTAAAGTGAGACGATAAACACCCAAGGGCGTATTTTAATGTTTAAAAGTAATTCATTTTAAGCAACTAACTGTAAATTTGAACTTTGGTCAATAGTAGTAAACTcccaaaataatgaaaaaatagtGCGAATAAGAATAGACCTAATaaccaaaataatgaaaaaatagtAACGAACAGTTATGTCTATTATAGTGTCTTTCTAATGAATGTCAAAAAGCGCAATCAAcatttctaaatattttcatgtttttaattgaGTATAGATAGATAGCTAGAGATTTGTGTGATGAACTAAACACTATTTTCTTACTGCTAAACACCTACAGGGTAGCTTGTAAGAGTTTAAGTTATAAGCACCTTCGctgtaagaaaaaaatttacACTATGAGGTCACTCAAATGATATCTACATACAAACATGCTTAATCTCGAAAATAAGACAGATTATCTTCTTAATCAATTTATATGCACCATTCAAGAACATAGTACATGATGTTTTCTACTTAGTTCTATCGTCAAATCATCAGCCACAGTTATTGATCCAACCAATTAACTCTTACGACCTATTGAAAATATCGATATAAAGATGAATTCGTGTTGTACCTCTTAGTTTCTTTCCATTCTACACTTGCATCAATTGTACTatatgttgacacccaattttaaCTCTCTATGCTCAAAATTAACATCTTCAGATTTCTTGATCGATAAagaatacaaatataattttttacatatttttttccagtttttttaaaaaaaatattaataattatccttattttaggattttcatgaatttattctcgtcttttcccttttaataatttatggataaaCACTTGCGGTTTCGTAACTAATAAGATTCTTATCCATTTATTGTCattgtaaaattttaatagtcacACTATTTTTACAGTCAACAACAAACGtacataatataatttattcattactattgacacccaattttgaactgattttttttgtaaattaataattttaagtcttttattttttaaatagttttaaaatacattttcttcaatttaagGATAATTTATCCATTATTATTcttagttttaaaaatattaagatttttaattaatttattttttgaattttagttaattttaatttttaatatttttatcgcAGTGTGTTGAATTGTTTTTGATATCGTCTTATTttgttaaattattatttttcattaaattgtattttttatatgtgtcattgattacatttgttttatatttattttagtattttatctcaatttaaaaatatgttgaaacatagataaatattaaattactcAGAtatttaattagttcataatttTGGACCCATGATTTTGAGTCCAtagttttgtcttttt
This sequence is a window from Solanum dulcamara chromosome 10, daSolDulc1.2, whole genome shotgun sequence. Protein-coding genes within it:
- the LOC129870920 gene encoding uncharacterized protein LOC129870920, which produces MEAWNRLRDIFQDNKHSRVITLEYDFTHVDMVDFSNVSAYCQYFKSLADQLKNVSSPVANDRLVLQLVSCLTETYQGVATLIRQRDPLPQFYQVHSMLTLKEVGHAKKAAQSSSAALIARWSEGPLDNSSSNRNTNGGKRNHNQSNNGGKYRGNNSGRGGGKGAASIGDNAGHGGQLRGGNSRGTG